Below is a genomic region from Deinococcus koreensis.
TGCCATCGTGGAGCCGGGCGCCCCGGCCCTCGGCTATGCCGGGCTCGCCGACCGCGTGGCCCGCCTGATGACCCTGCTGCGCGAACACGGCCTGGCGCCCGGGGGCCACGCCCTGCTGGTCTCCCCCAACACCGCCGACGCCCTGTTGGCCTTCCATGCCGTGCCGCTGGCCGGCGGCGTGATCGTGCCCCTGAACCCCGCCTTTCCCGACGAGTCGCTGCACTTCCTGGCCGCCCACGCCGACCCCTGCGTGGCCCTGGTGGACAGCGCGCACCTTGGGCGCCTGCAGGGCCGGCTGGACGACCTGGGGGTGCCGGTGATCGCCATCGGGGCGGGGGGAGGGCTCTTTGAACGGCTCGAACGCTTCCCCCGCGCGCCCCTGACCCTGCCAGCCGGGCTGGACGAGGACGGGGTCATCTCGGTCAACTACACCAGCGGCACCACCAGCGACCCCAAGGGCGTGATGCTGACCCACCGCAACGCCTTCGTGAACCTGGCCAACCTGCTCTACCACCTCAACCTGCGCCCGGGCCACGCCTTCCTGCACGCGCTGACGCTCTCGCACTCGAACGGCTGGGGCAGCGCCTGGGCGGTCACGGCGGCGGGCGCCACCCACCTGACCCTGCCCGATCCGGCGGAGCTGCGTCAGGCCATCACGGCCTCCGGGGTCACGCACCTGTGCGCCTCGCCGTCCCTGCTCGCCCCGCTGGTCGACAGCGCGGCGCCCCTGCGCCTGCCCCGGCCGGTGCGGCTGCTGCTGGCCGGCACGCGCCCGCATTCCCGGCTGCTGGGCAGCCTGCAGGAGCAGGGCTTCGAGGTGCTGCACGGCTACGGCCTGACCGAGACCAGCGCCGTGCTGAGCGTGAACGACCTGAGCGAGACGCAGGGCGCCCCCCCCCAGACCCTGACC
It encodes:
- a CDS encoding AMP-binding protein, which gives rise to MKTPLTPLEPVLRALRVHGQRPAIVEPGAPALGYAGLADRVARLMTLLREHGLAPGGHALLVSPNTADALLAFHAVPLAGGVIVPLNPAFPDESLHFLAAHADPCVALVDSAHLGRLQGRLDDLGVPVIAIGAGGGLFERLERFPRAPLTLPAGLDEDGVISVNYTSGTTSDPKGVMLTHRNAFVNLANLLYHLNLRPGHAFLHALTLSHSNGWGSAWAVTAAGATHLTLPDPAELRQAITASGVTHLCASPSLLAPLVDSAAPLRLPRPVRLLLAGTRPHSRLLGSLQEQGFEVLHGYGLTETSAVLSVNDLSETQGAPPQTLTRQGHPMIYSGEIRVVLDSGEAAPHDGQTPGEIVIRSNQTMKGYYKNPRATRRVMRDGWLHTGDLAVTHPDGRIDILDREGDLLNLAGHPFSSTQIEAVLYRHPSVREAVVIGTHAQGGDTPTAFVTLHPGAQVLGRELLSFCAPHLPDYALPRRIQLVQELPKTASGKVLKHVLREQVREKAVAQPAD